In Tenacibaculum pacificus, a single window of DNA contains:
- a CDS encoding transposase, giving the protein MDTKTKLPCRKKNYNKVGFELKLFIIDQIHNGRISVNYAAKKYDISRATIQYWIKKYSTFEQKKLGVSKQDEIKKLKEKIEELEFVKDFQQDIIADMEIITGVDMSKKSLPKTLAEEIQKKKQNRLKENG; this is encoded by the coding sequence ATGGACACAAAGACAAAACTACCCTGCCGAAAAAAGAACTACAATAAAGTAGGTTTTGAACTCAAATTATTCATCATTGACCAAATTCATAATGGACGTATTTCTGTTAATTACGCCGCTAAAAAATACGATATTTCTAGAGCTACAATTCAGTACTGGATCAAAAAATATAGTACTTTTGAACAAAAAAAATTAGGCGTGAGTAAACAAGATGAAATCAAAAAACTCAAAGAGAAAATTGAAGAACTAGAATTTGTAAAAGATTTTCAACAAGATATTATCGCTGATATGGAAATCATTACTGGTGTCGATATGTCAAAAAAGTCATTGCCCAAAACATTAGCAGAAGAGATTCAAAAAAAGAAGCAAAACCGTTTAAAAGAAAATGGTTAA
- a CDS encoding DNA adenine methylase, whose product MSKNYVNAPLPFQGQKRNFIKQFKEELKKYPSNATYVDLFGGSGLLSHTVKQQNPNAVVVYNDYDNFKQRLNTISTTNKILEKLRCLVVGLPAKKTIPEAIKKQIIDVISIEDKKGFVDYISLSGSLLFSMNYVQSLAELKKQRFYNRIRKSNFSAKDYLKEVEFVRYDYKELFNLYKNIPNVVFLVDPPYLSTDCSTYKNYWKLADYLDVLKVLNETNYFYFTSNKSSVVELCEWIEKNTGGKNPFNQAEVVYRYNNTTHNTGYTDIMLHKRYTTTIT is encoded by the coding sequence ATGAGTAAAAATTATGTAAATGCTCCTTTACCGTTTCAGGGTCAAAAACGGAACTTCATCAAACAATTTAAAGAAGAATTAAAAAAATACCCTTCAAATGCTACTTATGTAGATTTGTTTGGAGGTAGCGGTTTGCTCAGTCATACTGTAAAACAGCAAAACCCTAATGCAGTAGTTGTTTACAATGATTATGACAATTTTAAACAGCGTTTAAATACCATTTCAACAACAAATAAGATATTAGAAAAACTTAGATGTTTAGTAGTTGGTTTACCAGCAAAAAAAACAATACCTGAAGCTATTAAGAAGCAAATTATAGATGTTATTTCAATTGAAGATAAAAAGGGGTTTGTTGATTATATTTCTTTGTCAGGTAGTTTATTGTTTAGTATGAATTATGTGCAAAGTTTAGCGGAATTAAAAAAGCAAAGGTTCTATAATAGGATACGAAAAAGTAATTTTTCTGCGAAAGATTATTTAAAGGAAGTTGAGTTTGTAAGATATGACTATAAAGAATTGTTTAACCTTTATAAAAACATCCCTAATGTGGTTTTTTTAGTAGATCCTCCATACCTTTCAACAGATTGCTCAACCTACAAAAACTATTGGAAATTAGCCGATTATTTAGATGTTTTAAAAGTACTAAATGAAACTAACTATTTTTATTTCACCTCAAACAAATCGAGCGTAGTAGAGCTTTGCGAGTGGATTGAAAAAAATACAGGAGGTAAAAATCCATTTAACCAGGCAGAAGTTGTTTATCGATACAATAACACTACTCACAATACTGGTTATACTGATATTATGTTGCATAAGCGTTACACAACAACAATAACTTAG
- a CDS encoding thymidylate synthase gives MNKYHTILQKIINEGEYQLNKKGRLKYLLNEKITLSKGDLLDVFESHTIARKKLRDELDLFELGVDRVEEYNDVGITWWDYCGSYLVNSYPKYIAQLPKLIEKINSELRSSKNYVLFLGENEVETSQQPCVSLIQFQINKDKLNITAYLRSSDASLGLPSDIYHLWLISRKIHVQLDSITLMLPNVHIYENNITKTKRLLRGDQVRFNLNV, from the coding sequence ATGAACAAGTACCATACGATATTACAAAAAATAATCAACGAAGGAGAATATCAGTTGAATAAAAAAGGACGATTAAAATACCTTTTAAATGAAAAAATAACACTATCAAAAGGAGACTTACTAGATGTTTTTGAGTCGCACACAATTGCACGTAAAAAACTTCGTGACGAATTGGATTTATTTGAATTGGGAGTAGACCGTGTTGAAGAATATAATGATGTAGGAATAACGTGGTGGGATTATTGTGGTTCTTATCTTGTTAATTCTTACCCAAAATACATTGCTCAATTACCTAAATTGATAGAGAAGATTAATTCGGAGTTGAGGAGTTCTAAAAACTACGTTTTATTTTTAGGAGAAAATGAAGTTGAAACAAGTCAACAACCATGTGTGAGTTTGATACAGTTTCAAATAAATAAGGATAAGTTAAATATAACAGCGTATTTGAGGAGTTCGGATGCTAGTTTAGGTTTGCCTTCAGATATATATCATTTGTGGCTTATAAGCCGTAAAATACATGTTCAATTAGATAGTATTACCCTTATGTTGCCTAATGTACATATCTATGAGAATAATATCACAAAAACGAAAAGGTTGTTAAGAGGTGATCAAGTAAGGTTTAATTTAAATGTATAG
- a CDS encoding IS3 family transposase — MSKQAFYKRLKSYQIKQNNELILTQLVKQCRDRIGQKLGAKKLYHQLKIDIDKKGIKIGRDKFYNFLRSHRLLVPRTKNYHITTNSKHHFYKYKNLVSNKIPTRAEQLWVTDITYIKTEKGHNYLALVTDAYSKKIMGYKLDTHMRTSLCIDALKMAIKNRKYPNEKLIHHSDRGLQYCNPTYTLFAEKNGLIMSMTEKYDPYENAIAERINRTLKYEYGLKLTIKNTILAKKITKSAINIYNNLRPHLSLDLNTPKKVHINQNIEYKSYRRNKKNLELLTL, encoded by the coding sequence ATTAGTAAACAGGCCTTTTACAAACGATTAAAATCTTATCAAATAAAGCAAAATAACGAACTTATATTAACACAATTAGTCAAACAATGTCGTGATAGAATTGGTCAGAAATTAGGGGCTAAAAAACTATATCATCAATTAAAAATTGATATCGATAAAAAAGGAATAAAAATAGGGCGAGACAAGTTCTATAATTTCTTAAGAAGCCATAGATTACTAGTACCTAGAACAAAAAACTATCATATTACAACGAATTCTAAACATCATTTTTATAAGTATAAAAACCTTGTATCAAACAAAATCCCGACAAGAGCGGAACAACTTTGGGTAACAGATATTACCTATATAAAAACAGAAAAAGGTCATAATTATTTAGCTTTAGTAACAGATGCATATTCTAAGAAAATAATGGGGTATAAATTAGACACACATATGAGAACATCGCTTTGTATAGATGCACTCAAAATGGCTATCAAAAATCGAAAATATCCGAATGAAAAACTAATTCATCATTCAGATAGAGGACTACAATATTGCAATCCGACTTATACCCTATTTGCTGAAAAAAATGGTTTAATTATGAGTATGACTGAAAAATATGATCCATATGAAAATGCTATCGCTGAAAGAATTAATAGAACTTTAAAATATGAATATGGTTTGAAACTAACAATTAAAAACACTATTTTAGCAAAGAAAATTACAAAAAGTGCTATTAATATTTATAACAACCTTCGTCCACATTTAAGTCTCGATTTAAATACTCCTAAGAAGGTTCATATAAATCAAAATATCGAATATAAATCATATCGAAGAAATAAAAAAAATCTGGAATTATTAACCTTATAA
- a CDS encoding collagen-like domain-containing protein, translated as MQKQVVDQLQVKDLKNAAFLGTDSKGNVIGKQAEDLPKGEKGDPGPIGEMGMPGQQGEKGDMGESGRSGERGPKGDPGPRGETGMPGPSGERGPKGDPGPIGETGMPGSSGERGPKGDPGPRGEIGMPGQQGEKGYMGEPGRSGERGPKGDKGDPGYAYSTVVDSRTNNNISLNSQFPLALYPIGSIIIDLGGDISSSSNQFYMYVRNGNSSWIRFTGSDMNNLGPESSTRPRG; from the coding sequence ATGCAAAAACAAGTTGTAGATCAATTACAAGTAAAAGATCTTAAAAATGCAGCGTTTTTAGGAACAGACTCAAAAGGAAATGTTATAGGAAAACAAGCGGAGGATTTGCCTAAAGGTGAAAAAGGAGATCCTGGACCAATAGGTGAAATGGGAATGCCTGGTCAACAAGGTGAAAAAGGAGATATGGGAGAATCTGGTCGTTCTGGAGAAAGAGGACCAAAAGGAGATCCTGGACCAAGAGGTGAAACGGGGATGCCTGGTCCTTCTGGAGAAAGAGGACCAAAAGGAGATCCTGGACCAATAGGTGAAACGGGGATGCCTGGTTCTTCTGGAGAAAGAGGACCAAAAGGAGATCCTGGACCAAGAGGTGAAATAGGGATGCCTGGTCAACAAGGTGAAAAAGGATATATGGGAGAACCTGGTCGTTCTGGAGAAAGAGGACCAAAAGGTGATAAAGGTGACCCTGGTTATGCTTATTCTACTGTCGTTGATTCAAGAACAAATAATAACATCTCTCTTAACTCACAGTTTCCTTTAGCTTTATATCCTATTGGAAGTATTATTATAGATTTAGGAGGTGATATTTCTTCATCTTCAAATCAATTTTATATGTATGTTAGAAATGGTAATTCAAGTTGGATTCGTTTTACAGGTAGTGATATGAATAATTTAGGACCAGAATCATCTACACGACCAAGAGGATAA
- a CDS encoding nucleotidyltransferase, translated as MSTVQDIKNNMIAVKEKETALADLNSTSKVSIWNLLLFIVAFCSQDLRTYFSEHRKYVNHRLANQKAGTLPWYRSMALAFQYGFHLIADTDKFQNELATSEEIEASKLIKYAAVNEGDKPGTIVIKVATETDNKLATLSPEAEISIKQYFKEIAFAGDRITIINHLADKLFLNIKIHINPLVLEVNGISKQKGNKPVEDALQEFMKELPFNGQMVLQSLVDKLQLVEGVEVAHLVEVKSSSLDPILGKHGIASLIEVKHIPVSGYFEIENFDNISYVV; from the coding sequence ATGAGTACAGTACAAGATATAAAAAATAACATGATAGCGGTTAAAGAAAAAGAAACAGCTTTAGCCGATTTAAATAGTACAAGCAAAGTCTCTATTTGGAATTTACTGCTTTTCATTGTTGCTTTCTGTAGCCAAGATTTACGAACTTATTTTAGTGAACATCGTAAATATGTAAACCATCGTTTGGCAAATCAAAAAGCGGGTACGTTGCCTTGGTACAGGAGTATGGCATTGGCTTTTCAATATGGATTTCATTTAATTGCTGATACAGATAAGTTTCAAAATGAATTAGCAACATCTGAAGAAATAGAAGCATCAAAATTAATAAAATACGCTGCCGTAAACGAAGGAGATAAACCAGGAACAATAGTTATAAAAGTAGCGACTGAAACGGATAATAAGCTAGCTACTTTATCACCTGAAGCAGAAATATCAATAAAACAATATTTTAAAGAAATAGCTTTTGCAGGTGATAGAATAACAATTATTAATCATTTAGCCGATAAATTATTTTTAAATATAAAAATTCACATAAATCCTTTGGTTTTAGAAGTTAATGGAATATCCAAGCAAAAAGGTAATAAACCAGTTGAAGATGCCTTGCAAGAATTTATGAAGGAATTGCCTTTTAATGGTCAAATGGTATTACAAAGTTTGGTTGATAAATTACAGCTGGTTGAAGGTGTTGAAGTAGCACATTTGGTTGAAGTAAAAAGTAGTTCATTAGATCCTATTTTAGGTAAACATGGAATAGCTTCTTTAATTGAAGTAAAACATATTCCTGTAAGTGGCTATTTTGAAATTGAAAATTTTGATAACATTAGTTATGTGGTATAA
- a CDS encoding phage baseplate protein translates to MNTINFQQIGGFPLETNTLTEVQKAYSIFNAFGALAGNKTIISGCEVIGNQITNGFIYLDGELLEFRGGIKQDTVVIIQEETKVFFEDQTEKGVYYTRYVTFGVSVNSIPWSDFKRFYINQPIFKEIKYVGRNVTQAELQRGWYIANGENGTDNILGRMLVGYDATQEEFDTVGKKGGEKTHQLTEAEMPSHRHEGRTNSAGGHSHEYNRLLFGGNSTWVSGGVMGHWGTTKKEATSSEGLHQHRFTTDNEGNDKPHNNLPPYIVALPIQFIG, encoded by the coding sequence ATGAATACTATTAATTTTCAACAAATAGGAGGTTTTCCTTTAGAAACAAACACGCTAACTGAAGTACAAAAAGCCTATAGTATTTTTAATGCTTTTGGAGCATTGGCAGGTAATAAAACAATTATCAGCGGATGTGAAGTTATTGGAAACCAAATAACAAACGGTTTTATTTATTTAGATGGCGAATTGTTAGAATTTCGTGGAGGGATAAAACAAGATACCGTTGTAATTATTCAAGAAGAAACAAAAGTATTTTTTGAAGACCAAACAGAAAAAGGAGTTTATTATACTCGTTATGTAACTTTTGGAGTTTCAGTAAATTCAATTCCTTGGAGTGATTTTAAACGATTTTATATAAATCAGCCAATTTTTAAAGAAATAAAATACGTTGGTAGAAATGTAACTCAAGCAGAATTACAAAGAGGTTGGTATATCGCAAATGGAGAAAACGGTACAGATAATATTTTAGGACGAATGCTTGTTGGATATGATGCCACTCAAGAGGAATTTGATACTGTTGGAAAAAAAGGGGGCGAAAAAACACATCAATTAACTGAGGCAGAAATGCCTAGTCACCGTCATGAAGGACGAACAAATTCGGCAGGTGGTCATAGCCATGAGTATAATAGACTTTTATTTGGAGGTAATTCTACTTGGGTATCAGGAGGTGTAATGGGACATTGGGGTACTACTAAAAAAGAGGCAACAAGTTCAGAAGGGCTTCATCAACATCGTTTTACAACAGATAATGAAGGAAATGATAAACCACACAATAATTTACCGCCATACATTGTGGCATTACCAATTCAATTTATAGGATAA